Proteins encoded together in one Deltaproteobacteria bacterium window:
- a CDS encoding ABC transporter substrate-binding protein has product MMQKKFLIGLTCAFFFLTVFTSATVLARVKDTVRLGMHSDATTVNPFQYKTVQDEVTFLSMFQGLKKDDTQTGDPVFCLAESIKIMENGKDIWVKLRKGPKFYTGDPVTAHDVRFSWAQHLDRKNKSLLRSVYRKIKDVEIIDDYTFIYRFKKPFAPWEILMTMSIGPKKYFEKVGREAFTKHPLGSGPFSFVERKIGESITLQAVKNHHDYKVDFKILKIIIVPDEMTRVAMLETEELDLIYRILPHQVKRLERNKRIKIKRSDQTPNFFEIAFRTLTDDIIKDRKLRLAFQYAINRQEIVDMVFFGEGYPHYMNADHLELGYDPTYKVEFNPEKARELVKQSSYKPGTPLILTRGGEMVNSLPVCTAIQNYMKDVGVTIKMRQMEVGTFLALSRKQDPRLGHLTTSTWPGSRDPIWRLMFSVKSDGFYCTYPGRPDREVLDKLIEAQAVEMDKEKRLVILKKIHEIYNQDPSRLPLFGLNMIYGMANWLDYNWIPKNYEPSQLWTIRIVK; this is encoded by the coding sequence ATGATGCAAAAAAAATTTTTGATCGGGCTTACGTGTGCCTTCTTTTTTTTAACCGTTTTTACTTCCGCTACTGTCCTGGCCCGGGTTAAAGATACGGTCCGGTTGGGCATGCATTCGGATGCCACCACGGTGAACCCGTTTCAGTACAAAACCGTCCAGGATGAGGTCACATTCCTGTCCATGTTTCAGGGGCTGAAGAAAGACGATACTCAAACCGGAGACCCGGTGTTCTGCCTGGCTGAGTCCATCAAGATTATGGAGAATGGCAAGGATATCTGGGTGAAACTTAGAAAGGGCCCGAAGTTTTATACAGGCGATCCGGTTACGGCGCATGATGTTCGGTTTTCATGGGCGCAGCACCTGGACCGAAAGAATAAAAGTTTGTTAAGGTCGGTCTACAGAAAGATCAAGGATGTTGAGATCATAGATGATTACACCTTCATTTATCGGTTTAAAAAACCGTTTGCCCCCTGGGAAATCCTGATGACCATGTCCATCGGGCCGAAGAAATACTTCGAAAAGGTGGGTCGGGAAGCCTTTACCAAACATCCTCTGGGCAGCGGGCCTTTTTCCTTTGTCGAACGAAAGATTGGCGAGAGCATTACCCTTCAGGCCGTGAAAAATCATCACGATTACAAGGTTGATTTCAAGATTTTGAAGATCATCATTGTCCCTGATGAAATGACACGAGTGGCCATGCTGGAGACAGAAGAACTGGATCTGATATACCGCATTCTGCCTCACCAGGTGAAAAGGCTTGAACGTAATAAGCGAATCAAGATCAAAAGGTCAGACCAAACCCCGAATTTTTTCGAGATAGCCTTCAGGACGCTCACCGATGACATTATCAAGGACCGCAAACTGAGGCTGGCCTTCCAGTATGCCATCAACCGGCAGGAGATTGTGGATATGGTCTTCTTTGGAGAGGGTTACCCTCACTATATGAACGCCGATCACCTCGAACTCGGCTATGATCCAACCTACAAGGTAGAATTCAACCCGGAAAAGGCCCGGGAGTTAGTGAAACAATCGAGTTATAAACCCGGGACACCCCTCATTCTCACTCGCGGAGGCGAGATGGTAAACTCGCTGCCCGTGTGTACCGCCATCCAGAACTATATGAAAGACGTGGGTGTGACCATCAAAATGCGGCAGATGGAAGTGGGTACCTTTCTGGCCTTGTCCAGAAAGCAGGACCCGAGACTGGGTCACCTGACCACCTCTACATGGCCCGGAAGCCGAGACCCAATCTGGCGTCTGATGTTCTCCGTGAAGAGCGATGGATTCTACTGCACCTATCCCGGACGACCGGACCGGGAGGTCCTGGATAAATTGATTGAAGCGCAGGCTGTAGAAATGGATAAAGAGAAGCGATTAGTCATCCTGAAAAAGATTCACGAGATTTATAATCAAGATCCTTCACGCCTTCCTTTATTCGGTCTGAATATGATCTACGGTATGGCGAACTGGCTGGATTATAATTGGATCCCTAAAAACTATGAACCTTCTCAGTTATGGACTATCAGGATTGTGAAATAA